From Roseisolibacter agri, a single genomic window includes:
- a CDS encoding MerR family transcriptional regulator, with product MEGPRRRGAEARREPVQEFFSIGEVCELTDLKPHVLRYWETQFKVLSPAKNRSGNRVYARREVELILFVKHLLYTEKYTIDGARQQLDAQRKGGSLRSAARASLARETVDSIERELRAIVDVLEGRVPLTPPAVAEPAETIAEPVAEPASATETPTR from the coding sequence GTGGAGGGGCCCCGTCGTCGCGGCGCGGAAGCGCGGCGCGAGCCGGTGCAGGAGTTCTTCAGCATCGGCGAGGTGTGCGAGCTGACCGACCTCAAGCCGCACGTGCTCCGCTACTGGGAGACGCAGTTCAAGGTGCTGAGCCCGGCGAAGAACCGCTCGGGCAACCGCGTGTACGCGCGGCGCGAGGTGGAGCTGATCCTCTTCGTGAAGCACCTGCTGTACACGGAGAAGTACACGATCGACGGCGCCCGCCAGCAGCTCGACGCGCAGCGGAAGGGCGGGAGCCTCCGTTCGGCCGCGCGCGCCTCACTCGCGCGCGAGACGGTCGACTCGATCGAGCGCGAGCTGCGCGCGATCGTCGACGTGCTCGAGGGACGCGTGCCGCTCACGCCGCCGGCGGTCGCTGAGCCTGCAGAGACGATCGCGGAACCGGTGGCGGAGCCGGCGAGCGCGACCGAGACGCCGACCCGTTAG
- the surE gene encoding 5'/3'-nucleotidase SurE, with product MRLLCTNDDGILATGLETLARAAEPLGEVFVVAPDREQSATSHSLTLHHPLRPVQRGDRRWQVDGTPTDCVMLAVEALLPERPDFVLSGVNHGQNMGEDVLYSGTVAAAMEGLSLGIPAIAVSYAWGDLRADPARLAAQADLLSSLLKHLLSLPDFPRDTLLNVNLPPVPPDQVKGVRLTRLGRRVYSNSITPMNDPWGRPIYWIGGGSAEWRGEPDSDFQAVRDGYVSVTPLHLDLTHYDRLSSAGSWWREL from the coding sequence ATGCGTCTGCTGTGCACGAACGACGATGGCATCCTCGCCACCGGTCTGGAGACGCTGGCCCGCGCCGCGGAGCCGCTCGGCGAGGTGTTCGTCGTCGCCCCCGACCGCGAGCAGAGCGCGACCAGCCACTCGCTCACGCTGCACCATCCGTTGCGCCCCGTGCAGCGCGGCGACCGCCGCTGGCAGGTGGACGGGACGCCCACCGACTGCGTGATGCTCGCCGTCGAGGCGCTGCTGCCGGAGCGGCCGGACTTCGTGCTCAGCGGCGTGAACCACGGTCAGAACATGGGGGAGGACGTCCTCTATTCCGGCACCGTGGCCGCCGCGATGGAGGGCCTCTCGCTCGGCATCCCCGCGATCGCGGTCTCGTACGCTTGGGGCGACCTGCGCGCGGATCCGGCGCGACTCGCCGCGCAGGCGGACCTGCTGTCGTCGCTCCTCAAGCATCTGCTGTCGCTGCCCGACTTCCCGCGTGACACGCTGCTCAACGTGAACCTGCCGCCCGTCCCGCCCGACCAGGTGAAGGGCGTCCGGCTCACGCGCCTGGGCCGCCGGGTCTACTCGAACTCGATCACGCCGATGAACGATCCCTGGGGTCGCCCGATCTACTGGATCGGCGGCGGATCGGCCGAGTGGCGCGGCGAGCCGGATTCGGACTTCCAGGCGGTGCGCGACGGGTACGTCTCCGTGACGCCGCTGCACCTCGACCTCACGCACTATGATCGTCTCTCCAGCGCGGGGTCCTGGTGGCGGGAGCTGTAG
- a CDS encoding protein-L-isoaspartate(D-aspartate) O-methyltransferase, with protein sequence MAGAVGPEFRGARRRLIETLQANGITDLAVLRAFDMVARHAFVPTGVAHRAYEDAALPIGNGQTISQPTVHARSLQELRLTGRERVLEVGTGSGYQTALLSHLAAQVFSIERVPALLDRAREILAQLDVRNVSLLLGDGTLGWRDYAPYDGIVVGAASPDVPLPYAEQLAEGGRLVIPIGTRDEQTLCVFTKRNGALERRDVGPVRFVPLLGAHGWQS encoded by the coding sequence GTGGCGGGAGCTGTAGGCCCCGAGTTCCGGGGGGCGCGGCGGCGGCTCATCGAGACGCTGCAGGCCAACGGGATCACCGATCTCGCGGTGCTGCGCGCGTTCGACATGGTAGCGCGCCACGCGTTCGTCCCGACCGGCGTCGCCCACCGCGCCTACGAGGACGCGGCGCTCCCCATCGGGAACGGTCAGACGATCTCGCAGCCGACGGTGCATGCGCGATCACTGCAGGAGCTGCGGCTGACCGGTCGCGAGCGGGTGCTCGAGGTCGGCACGGGCTCGGGCTACCAGACGGCGCTGCTGTCGCACTTGGCCGCGCAGGTCTTCTCGATCGAGCGTGTGCCGGCGCTCCTCGACCGGGCCCGCGAGATCCTCGCGCAGCTCGACGTGCGCAACGTCTCGCTCCTCCTGGGCGACGGCACGTTGGGATGGCGCGACTACGCGCCGTACGACGGCATCGTCGTGGGGGCGGCGTCGCCCGACGTCCCGCTCCCGTACGCCGAGCAGCTGGCGGAGGGCGGGAGACTCGTCATCCCGATCGGTACCCGTGACGAGCAGACGCTGTGCGTGTTCACCAAGCGGAACGGCGCGCTCGAGCGCCGCGACGTGGGGCCGGTGCGCTTCGTCCCGCTGCTCGGGGCGCACGGCTGGCAGTCGTGA
- a CDS encoding acylphosphatase, translated as MSDPPADRPDSVHVRVEGRVQGVGFRWFVREAAVGLGLSGWVRNLPDGSVEVLAAGDATALATLRTRLAEGPPHARVDRLVELGEAAASPAVGDSFEIVRGPRP; from the coding sequence GTGAGCGACCCGCCGGCGGACCGTCCCGACTCGGTGCACGTCCGGGTCGAGGGCCGGGTGCAGGGCGTCGGCTTCCGCTGGTTCGTCCGTGAGGCCGCGGTGGGGCTCGGCCTCTCGGGCTGGGTGCGCAACCTTCCCGACGGCTCGGTGGAAGTGCTGGCCGCCGGCGACGCGACCGCGCTCGCGACCCTGCGCACCCGGCTGGCGGAGGGACCGCCGCACGCGCGCGTCGATCGCCTGGTCGAGCTGGGCGAGGCCGCCGCATCGCCCGCCGTGGGTGACTCGTTCGAGATCGTGCGCGGCCCGCGGCCCTGA
- a CDS encoding adenine phosphoribosyltransferase: MTVTPAADLATRLLARLRDVPDFPKPGIIFKDVTPVLADGALFRDTTEAMADWYRGEGITRVAGIESRGFILGAPVAQHLGVGFVPLRKPGKLPYDRRRVEYALEYGTDTLEAHVDACPGDRVLVVDDVLATGGTAEAACRLVEAVGGMVVGCAFLLTLGFLDGERRLEGRAVRSVLRL, from the coding sequence ATGACCGTGACCCCGGCAGCGGACCTGGCGACGCGGCTGCTCGCGCGGCTGCGTGACGTGCCGGACTTTCCGAAGCCCGGTATCATCTTCAAGGACGTGACGCCCGTGCTGGCCGACGGCGCGCTCTTCCGCGACACGACCGAGGCGATGGCGGACTGGTACCGGGGGGAGGGGATCACCCGCGTCGCCGGGATCGAGAGCCGGGGCTTCATCCTCGGCGCGCCGGTCGCGCAGCACCTCGGCGTGGGCTTCGTGCCGCTCCGGAAGCCGGGCAAGCTCCCGTACGACCGCCGCAGGGTCGAGTACGCGCTCGAGTACGGCACCGACACGCTCGAGGCCCACGTCGACGCCTGTCCCGGCGACCGCGTGCTCGTCGTCGACGACGTCCTCGCCACTGGAGGGACCGCGGAGGCGGCCTGCCGGCTGGTGGAGGCGGTCGGCGGGATGGTCGTCGGCTGCGCGTTCCTGCTGACGCTCGGATTCCTGGACGGCGAGCGGCGCCTGGAGGGCCGGGCGGTGCGGAGCGTGCTGCGACTCTGA
- a CDS encoding tetratricopeptide repeat protein: protein MASTSRLASSSGSLDDATENLTDWLRDHSRPVAIGALAIVALAAGTFFWRNAAASKNSRAEQAYFQAQAPIAQNDLAGAERELKAVADRYDGTAGGAQAQLLLAQVMYEQGKYQAGIDVLKGADDAPPALRNSAKVLMAGGYEGLGKPADAAKLYEEAAQAAAAGQRDELRASAARAYQAAGNAEAARKIWAELAKNESSPLADEARVRMGEVAAKPAS from the coding sequence ATGGCCTCCACGTCCCGCCTCGCTTCCTCGTCCGGCTCGCTGGACGACGCCACCGAGAACCTCACCGACTGGCTCCGCGACCACAGCCGTCCGGTGGCCATCGGCGCGCTCGCGATCGTCGCGCTCGCGGCCGGCACGTTCTTCTGGCGCAACGCGGCGGCGAGCAAGAACAGCCGAGCGGAGCAGGCCTACTTCCAGGCCCAGGCGCCGATCGCCCAGAACGACCTCGCGGGCGCGGAGCGCGAGCTGAAGGCGGTCGCCGACCGGTACGACGGCACGGCCGGCGGTGCGCAGGCTCAGCTCCTTCTGGCGCAGGTCATGTACGAGCAGGGCAAGTACCAGGCGGGCATCGACGTCCTGAAGGGCGCCGACGACGCACCGCCGGCGCTCCGGAACAGCGCCAAGGTCCTGATGGCCGGCGGCTACGAGGGGCTCGGCAAGCCGGCGGACGCGGCCAAGCTCTACGAGGAGGCAGCTCAGGCGGCCGCGGCCGGCCAGCGCGACGAGCTGCGGGCGAGCGCGGCGCGAGCCTATCAGGCGGCCGGCAACGCCGAGGCCGCGCGGAAGATCTGGGCGGAGCTGGCCAAGAACGAGTCCAGCCCGCTGGCCGACGAGGCCCGCGTGCGCATGGGCGAGGTCGCCGCCAAGCCCGCCAGCTGA
- the dapF gene encoding diaminopimelate epimerase has translation MTDHTGSNEEAGREFFKLCGSGNDFVFFDAREQPAGALAEPATIQRLCARATGIGADGVVFLEPSTVGDVRMAYYNSDGSRATLCGNATLCTTRLAVELGIVEPTGFVIETDAGPIRARLVHDRPEIEMPAVRELVADAPGIAAAAGEARIGFALAGVPHLVVRVADVAEVDLDARGRALRFDPTLAAGANVNFVSPSPAGDGWRMRTYERGVEGETLACGTGAVACAAMLAAWQDAERSAVIVTSSGRALEVRQPATAGVGPTLAGEGRIVFRGRLGDLG, from the coding sequence ATGACCGACCACACCGGGTCGAACGAGGAAGCCGGCCGCGAGTTCTTCAAGCTCTGCGGCTCGGGGAACGACTTCGTCTTCTTCGACGCTCGGGAGCAGCCGGCCGGCGCCCTGGCCGAGCCGGCGACGATCCAGCGGCTCTGTGCCCGCGCGACCGGGATCGGCGCAGACGGCGTGGTCTTCCTGGAGCCGTCGACGGTCGGGGACGTCCGCATGGCGTACTACAACAGCGACGGATCCCGGGCGACGCTGTGCGGCAACGCGACGCTGTGCACGACCAGGCTCGCGGTCGAGCTCGGGATCGTCGAGCCGACCGGCTTCGTGATCGAGACCGACGCCGGCCCGATCCGCGCCCGTCTGGTCCACGACCGGCCCGAGATCGAGATGCCCGCGGTCCGGGAGCTGGTGGCCGACGCGCCCGGCATCGCTGCGGCGGCCGGGGAGGCACGGATCGGGTTCGCGCTCGCGGGCGTCCCGCACCTGGTCGTCCGGGTGGCCGACGTGGCCGAGGTGGACCTGGATGCGCGAGGCCGGGCGCTGCGGTTCGACCCGACGCTCGCGGCCGGCGCCAACGTGAACTTCGTGTCACCGTCGCCGGCCGGGGACGGCTGGCGCATGCGGACCTACGAGCGCGGCGTCGAGGGCGAGACGCTGGCGTGCGGGACCGGTGCGGTCGCGTGTGCGGCCATGCTCGCCGCCTGGCAGGACGCCGAACGTTCGGCCGTGATCGTGACCAGCTCCGGCCGCGCGCTCGAGGTGCGGCAGCCGGCGACGGCCGGCGTGGGGCCGACGCTGGCGGGCGAGGGGCGGATCGTCTTCCGCGGCCGCCTGGGCGATCTGGGCTGA
- a CDS encoding polyprenol monophosphomannose synthase codes for MIVPTYNERENISRLIDQVLAQDPRIDVLVVDDNSPDGTGAIVDGIAAVNPRVRALHREKKLGLGTAYLAGFRWALASGHSYVFEMDADFSHDPAHLPQFLTAIRDADLVLGSRYRFGKVTVVNWPITRLILSYSANIYARLVTGLQLFDATGGFKCFRREVLQAIDLADVRSNGYAFQIEMSFRAWKKGFRIAEIPIVFVDRTEGESKMSKRIVREAVWMVWRLRWWAMTGRV; via the coding sequence GTGATCGTCCCGACGTACAACGAGCGCGAGAACATCAGCCGGCTGATCGATCAGGTGCTCGCGCAGGACCCGCGCATCGACGTCCTGGTGGTCGACGACAACTCACCGGACGGCACCGGCGCCATCGTCGACGGGATCGCGGCGGTCAACCCGCGCGTCCGCGCGCTCCACCGGGAGAAGAAGCTCGGCCTGGGCACCGCGTATCTCGCCGGCTTTCGCTGGGCGCTCGCGAGCGGGCACTCGTACGTGTTCGAGATGGACGCGGACTTCTCGCACGACCCGGCGCACCTGCCGCAGTTCCTGACGGCCATCCGTGACGCCGACCTCGTGCTCGGGTCGCGCTACCGGTTCGGCAAGGTCACGGTCGTGAACTGGCCGATCACCCGCCTGATCCTCAGCTACTCGGCCAACATCTACGCGCGGCTCGTCACGGGGCTGCAGCTCTTCGACGCGACCGGCGGCTTCAAGTGCTTCCGGCGCGAGGTCCTCCAGGCCATCGACCTCGCGGACGTGCGGTCGAATGGCTACGCGTTCCAGATCGAGATGAGCTTCCGGGCCTGGAAGAAGGGCTTCCGGATCGCCGAGATCCCGATCGTGTTCGTGGACCGGACGGAGGGCGAGAGCAAGATGTCCAAGCGCATCGTCCGCGAGGCCGTCTGGATGGTCTGGCGGCTGCGGTGGTGGGCGATGACGGGCCGGGTCTGA
- a CDS encoding lysylphosphatidylglycerol synthase domain-containing protein codes for MSTSTGPARASARRTAIWLATLAVVALVLWRAADQLSGQWDEVRMRAGSLRPEWPLVLASAALVLATYALLVHAWRTLVAAWGSRLAFWPASRIWAVSNLGRYLPGKVWSIAAMGLLSRQAGVSAGAASGAAVAGTLVNLAAGFAVMLLAGLPVLRSVAPGGAGAAVAIAVAATIGLVLLPVALTPALRLMARLLKREVPVRDAPARVLWLVVLSNVAAWVGYGVAFRLLALSLAPASAGNWLEYVAVFTGSYLAGYLALVIPGGIGVREVAMVSSLTALGLTTPVEAWLLAFVSRLWLTVLEVAPGLLFLARDASLRFPPSRTDVPS; via the coding sequence ATGAGCACGTCCACCGGGCCCGCCCGCGCGAGCGCGCGCCGCACGGCGATCTGGCTCGCGACGCTCGCCGTCGTCGCACTCGTGCTCTGGCGCGCTGCCGATCAGCTGAGCGGGCAGTGGGACGAGGTGCGCATGCGCGCCGGCTCGCTCCGGCCGGAGTGGCCGCTCGTGCTCGCGTCCGCCGCGCTCGTGCTGGCGACGTACGCGCTGCTCGTGCACGCGTGGCGCACGCTGGTCGCCGCCTGGGGCTCACGGCTCGCGTTCTGGCCGGCGTCGCGCATCTGGGCCGTCTCCAACCTCGGGCGCTACCTCCCGGGCAAGGTCTGGTCGATCGCCGCGATGGGGCTCCTCTCGCGGCAGGCCGGCGTCTCGGCCGGCGCCGCGTCCGGCGCTGCGGTCGCGGGGACGCTCGTCAACCTGGCGGCCGGGTTCGCGGTCATGCTGCTGGCCGGCCTGCCGGTGCTCCGCTCGGTGGCCCCCGGGGGCGCCGGCGCCGCTGTCGCGATCGCGGTCGCCGCGACCATCGGGCTCGTGCTGCTGCCCGTCGCGCTCACGCCGGCGCTCCGCCTGATGGCGCGGCTGCTCAAGCGGGAGGTCCCCGTCCGCGACGCGCCCGCGCGCGTGCTCTGGCTGGTGGTGCTGAGCAACGTCGCCGCGTGGGTCGGCTACGGCGTTGCCTTCCGCCTGCTCGCGCTCTCGCTCGCGCCCGCCTCCGCTGGTAATTGGCTGGAGTACGTCGCAGTTTTCACCGGCTCCTACCTCGCGGGCTACCTCGCGCTCGTCATCCCCGGAGGGATCGGCGTGCGAGAGGTCGCGATGGTCAGCTCGCTCACCGCCCTCGGCCTCACGACCCCGGTGGAGGCCTGGCTGCTGGCCTTCGTATCCCGTCTGTGGCTGACCGTGCTCGAGGTGGCGCCCGGGCTGCTGTTCCTCGCGCGCGACGCCTCGCTCCGCTTCCCGCCTTCCCGTACCGATGTCCCGTCCTGA
- a CDS encoding glycosyltransferase produces MRVLFVAHSYPRHAGDLAGSFLLRLAVALKGEGVDVRVLAPAAAGLALEDVIEGVQVRRFRYAPRSWETLAYTGAMAEEARGSARGLLALAGLVASGARAIRREVREWRPDVVHAHWWFPGGLSAALPGGRGRTPLVVTMHGSDVRLAAGVGPARTLFARVVRQASAVTAVSRWLREQAIEMAPGLACDVAPMPVDVARFALPEPGTPRDGLLFVGRLTAQKGVDALLQALARAAGATTLTIVGSGPEEAALRALADRLGVASRVRWVPSQPQERLGALYGAAQALVIPSREEGLGLVAVEAQLCGTPVIAFASGGLVDVVHHERDGLLVPAGDVDALATAIGAVLGDSALARRLGSAGRDAALTSFAPSAVAARYRTIYEHALAAR; encoded by the coding sequence GTGCGCGTCCTCTTCGTGGCGCACTCGTACCCGCGGCACGCGGGTGACCTCGCGGGCTCGTTCCTGCTCCGCCTCGCCGTCGCGCTGAAGGGCGAGGGCGTCGACGTTCGCGTGCTCGCGCCGGCCGCGGCGGGGCTCGCGCTCGAGGACGTGATCGAGGGAGTCCAAGTCCGGCGCTTTCGCTACGCGCCGCGCTCGTGGGAGACGCTCGCGTACACGGGCGCGATGGCGGAGGAGGCGCGCGGCAGCGCGCGCGGACTGCTGGCGCTCGCGGGCCTCGTCGCGTCGGGCGCGCGCGCGATCCGTCGCGAGGTGCGCGAGTGGCGCCCGGACGTCGTGCACGCGCACTGGTGGTTTCCAGGCGGGTTGTCGGCGGCGCTGCCCGGCGGGCGCGGACGAACCCCGCTCGTGGTGACGATGCACGGCTCGGACGTGCGGCTGGCCGCGGGCGTCGGTCCCGCCCGGACGCTGTTCGCGCGCGTCGTCCGGCAGGCGTCGGCGGTGACCGCCGTGTCCCGCTGGCTGCGCGAGCAGGCGATCGAGATGGCCCCGGGACTCGCGTGCGACGTCGCGCCGATGCCCGTCGACGTCGCACGGTTCGCGCTCCCGGAGCCCGGCACGCCGCGCGATGGGCTGCTGTTCGTCGGCCGGTTGACGGCGCAGAAGGGTGTCGACGCACTGCTCCAGGCCCTCGCGCGGGCAGCCGGCGCGACGACGCTGACGATCGTCGGCTCCGGTCCCGAGGAGGCGGCGCTGCGCGCGTTAGCAGATCGCCTGGGTGTCGCGTCGCGCGTCCGCTGGGTGCCGAGCCAGCCGCAGGAGCGCCTTGGTGCCCTGTACGGGGCGGCACAGGCGCTCGTCATCCCGTCGCGCGAGGAGGGACTCGGCCTCGTGGCCGTCGAGGCGCAGCTGTGCGGCACGCCGGTGATCGCGTTCGCGTCCGGCGGGCTGGTCGACGTCGTCCACCACGAGCGGGACGGCCTGCTCGTTCCCGCCGGCGATGTCGACGCGCTCGCGACGGCGATCGGTGCGGTGCTCGGCGACTCGGCACTCGCGCGGCGACTGGGATCCGCGGGGCGCGATGCAGCGCTGACGTCGTTCGCGCCGTCCGCGGTGGCGGCGCGCTACCGCACGATCTACGAGCACGCTCTGGCGGCGCGATGA
- a CDS encoding glycosyltransferase family 2 protein: MTPTPTLAAPVHDPSAPTAPGSSVQEGRAVDVSVLVPAKDEAENLPLFMEQAAAAFAADPGVRYEVVVVDDGSDDDTWAVLQQLATRYPFLRMARHRARRGIADGLRTGYLHARGDTLVFYPADLQFKPEDIPRLVAPILAGESDMVTGFKQGKYEKAFVSRIYNRLSRALFDVRVKDLNNVKAYRREIMAGLPIRPDWHRYMIVIAAAQGYSVSEIPVPLYPRHAGRSKFGIGRIPVGVLDMLSVWFELRFGRKPLLLFGMAGAGLFALGVLLGLGALAWLAATGVGLRWVWTIVTTCVIVGVVLFVGGLLGELIAGMRAELAELRRELDESRAARTVRPPDGAR, translated from the coding sequence ATGACGCCGACCCCGACTCTCGCCGCCCCCGTGCACGACCCGTCCGCCCCGACCGCGCCCGGCTCCTCCGTCCAGGAGGGCCGGGCCGTCGACGTATCGGTGCTCGTCCCCGCCAAGGACGAGGCGGAGAACCTCCCCCTGTTCATGGAGCAGGCGGCCGCCGCCTTCGCCGCCGACCCGGGCGTCCGCTACGAGGTCGTCGTCGTGGACGACGGGTCCGACGACGACACGTGGGCCGTTCTCCAGCAGCTCGCCACGCGCTACCCGTTCCTGCGCATGGCGCGCCACCGCGCGCGGCGCGGGATCGCGGACGGGCTGCGCACCGGGTACCTGCACGCGCGCGGCGACACGCTGGTGTTCTACCCGGCCGACCTGCAGTTCAAGCCCGAGGACATCCCGCGGCTCGTCGCCCCGATTCTCGCCGGCGAGAGCGACATGGTCACGGGCTTCAAGCAGGGGAAGTACGAGAAGGCGTTCGTCTCGCGCATCTACAACCGGCTCAGTCGCGCGCTGTTCGACGTGCGCGTGAAGGACCTGAACAACGTCAAGGCGTACCGCCGCGAGATCATGGCCGGGCTGCCGATCCGCCCGGACTGGCATCGCTACATGATCGTGATCGCCGCCGCGCAGGGGTACAGCGTCTCCGAGATCCCGGTGCCGCTGTATCCGCGCCACGCGGGCCGCTCGAAGTTCGGCATCGGACGCATCCCCGTGGGCGTGCTCGACATGCTCTCGGTCTGGTTCGAGCTCCGCTTCGGCCGCAAGCCGCTCCTCCTGTTCGGCATGGCGGGGGCCGGCCTGTTCGCGCTCGGCGTGCTGCTCGGCCTTGGCGCGCTCGCGTGGCTGGCTGCGACCGGCGTCGGGCTGCGCTGGGTGTGGACGATCGTCACGACGTGCGTGATCGTCGGCGTCGTGCTCTTCGTGGGCGGCCTGCTCGGGGAGCTGATCGCGGGCATGCGCGCGGAGCTCGCGGAGTTGCGGCGGGAGCTGGACGAGTCGCGCGCCGCGCGGACCGTCCGCCCGCCCGACGGCGCGCGCTGA
- the rpoN gene encoding RNA polymerase factor sigma-54 encodes MKAGLNQSTQLKQELKINPRLYQAMDLLYMPLLDLQQHLKQELLNNPFLDMVEPDDEDEEEGTEEPAAEQEQQEEQKEKDDEIDWEEILLDGFDTGGRREEHEEKEYYEPVTVDTRDLGDHLRDQITLLDLNPRQLMLADEFLGNINEDGYLDCPVEEIVASINDVVRASAEERDLDPDEAPVFTEAEANEMLRIVQSLDPPGVGARNLRECLMLQLRDAGLEHSVPYRLVRDCFDELIAHRWSEISKRFGIAPSDVQRAADEIAKLDPKPGLLYSAGTDNYIIPDLIVDKIDQRYHVFLNDANLPRLKLSKAYQEIARDKKKFDGESKEFISSKLNSANWMIQAIEQRRQTMLKVMNYIVDRQRDFFEKGVQFLKPLTLREVAEVINMHESTVSRVTNEKFVQTPRGVLPLKFFFSSGLSTTDGEDVSARGIKDQIQKLVQGEDSKNPLTDQAIVNILKKGGVNIARRTVAKYRDQLGVLSARMRKRV; translated from the coding sequence ATGAAAGCTGGCCTGAACCAGAGCACCCAGCTCAAGCAGGAGCTCAAGATCAATCCACGCCTCTATCAGGCGATGGATCTGCTCTACATGCCCCTGCTCGACCTCCAGCAGCACCTCAAGCAGGAGCTCCTCAACAACCCGTTCCTCGACATGGTCGAGCCGGACGACGAGGACGAGGAGGAGGGCACCGAGGAGCCTGCGGCCGAGCAGGAGCAGCAGGAGGAGCAGAAGGAGAAGGACGACGAGATCGACTGGGAGGAGATCCTGCTCGACGGGTTCGACACCGGCGGGCGGCGCGAGGAGCACGAGGAGAAGGAGTACTACGAGCCGGTCACCGTCGACACGCGCGACCTCGGCGACCACCTCCGCGACCAGATCACGCTCCTCGATCTCAACCCGCGGCAGCTGATGCTCGCCGACGAGTTCCTCGGCAACATCAACGAGGACGGCTACCTCGACTGCCCGGTCGAGGAGATCGTCGCCAGCATCAACGACGTCGTGCGCGCGTCCGCCGAGGAGCGCGACCTCGATCCCGACGAGGCGCCGGTGTTCACCGAGGCGGAGGCGAACGAGATGCTCCGCATCGTGCAGAGCCTCGATCCGCCGGGCGTCGGCGCGCGCAACCTGCGCGAGTGCCTGATGCTCCAGCTCCGCGACGCGGGGCTGGAGCACTCGGTGCCGTACCGTCTCGTGCGCGACTGCTTCGACGAGCTGATCGCGCACCGCTGGAGCGAGATCTCGAAGCGCTTCGGCATCGCGCCGAGCGACGTGCAGCGCGCCGCCGACGAGATCGCGAAGCTCGATCCGAAGCCCGGTCTGCTCTATTCGGCGGGCACGGACAACTACATCATCCCGGACCTGATCGTCGACAAGATCGATCAGCGGTACCACGTCTTCCTGAACGACGCGAACCTCCCGCGCCTCAAGCTGTCCAAGGCGTACCAGGAGATCGCGCGCGACAAGAAGAAGTTCGACGGCGAGAGCAAGGAGTTCATCTCCTCGAAGCTCAACTCGGCGAACTGGATGATCCAGGCGATCGAGCAGCGCCGCCAGACGATGCTGAAGGTCATGAACTACATCGTCGACCGGCAGCGCGACTTCTTCGAGAAGGGCGTGCAGTTCCTGAAGCCCCTCACGCTCCGCGAGGTGGCCGAGGTGATCAACATGCACGAGAGCACGGTCAGTCGCGTGACGAACGAGAAGTTCGTGCAGACGCCGCGTGGCGTGCTCCCGCTCAAGTTCTTCTTCTCGTCCGGCCTCTCGACCACGGACGGCGAGGACGTCTCGGCCCGCGGCATCAAGGACCAGATCCAGAAGCTCGTCCAGGGCGAGGACTCCAAGAACCCGCTGACCGACCAGGCGATCGTCAACATCCTCAAGAAGGGCGGGGTCAACATCGCCCGCCGCACGGTCGCCAAGTACCGCGACCAGCTCGGCGTCCTCTCCGCCCGGATGCGAAAGCGAGTATGA
- the lptB gene encoding LPS export ABC transporter ATP-binding protein gives MSADGLVKIYRSRRVVNDVALHLQQGEIVGLLGPNGAGKTTTFYMIVGLIAPNAGRIRLDGADITDMPMYRRARLGIGYLSQEPSIFRKLSVEDNILAILETLDLGKQERAERLEALLDELKIRHLRKSKAYQLSGGERRRLEITRALVTRPKFMMLDEPFAGVDPIAVHDIQSIVADLRNRDIGVLISDHNVEQTLDIVDRAYIMFDGQVKVSGTVRELVFDDEVARIYLGPTLTARLRARFADRGDDGPAGPSPAPSQPSPPPSGAADAA, from the coding sequence CTGTCGGCGGACGGCCTGGTGAAGATCTATCGCAGCCGCCGGGTCGTGAACGACGTGGCCCTGCACTTGCAACAGGGGGAGATCGTCGGACTGCTGGGCCCGAATGGCGCGGGGAAGACGACGACGTTCTACATGATCGTCGGCCTCATCGCGCCCAACGCCGGCCGCATCCGGCTCGACGGCGCCGACATCACCGACATGCCCATGTACCGCCGCGCGCGACTGGGCATCGGTTACCTCTCGCAGGAACCGTCGATCTTCCGCAAGCTCTCCGTCGAGGACAACATCCTGGCCATCCTCGAGACGCTGGACCTCGGCAAGCAGGAGCGCGCGGAACGGCTGGAGGCGCTGCTCGACGAGCTCAAGATCCGGCATCTGCGGAAGAGCAAGGCGTACCAGTTGTCCGGCGGCGAGCGCCGGCGCCTCGAGATCACCCGGGCGCTCGTGACCCGTCCGAAGTTCATGATGCTCGACGAGCCGTTCGCCGGGGTCGATCCGATCGCGGTGCACGACATCCAGAGCATCGTCGCCGACCTGCGGAACCGCGACATCGGAGTCCTCATCAGCGACCACAACGTCGAGCAGACGCTCGACATCGTGGACCGCGCGTACATCATGTTCGACGGCCAGGTGAAGGTCAGCGGCACCGTGCGCGAGCTCGTCTTCGACGACGAGGTCGCCCGGATCTACCTCGGCCCCACACTCACTGCGCGACTTCGCGCGCGCTTCGCCGACCGCGGTGACGACGGGCCGGCCGGCCCGTCTCCCGCGCCCTCGCAGCCATCGCCGCCGCCCTCGGGCGCGGCCGACGCTGCCTGA